One Niallia circulans DNA segment encodes these proteins:
- a CDS encoding cytochrome P450, whose translation MSDRATFFNSPKGPKGKFLTGNLDAFRTDPPAFLQQMAAEYGDVAKFRLGPMKKVYLVSNPDMIKQILVTKQQNFVKSDDFKVLKPIFGEGLLTSDKEFHMKQRRLIQPAFKKTHIIDYGQDMINLTKEYLSTWQDDDERIITQDMMNITLGIICKTMFSMDFKEGYQVIGKPLETALKLSVKRMRSVIKLPLWIPTRINRETKKAIKELDRVILDIIQKRRNDPVKYEDMLGILMDARDDIEDIGMSDKQLRDEVMTIFIAGHETTANALSWTWYLLSQHPEAEAKLYEEIENVIGDNEPTPADFMKLTFTQNLIWESMRMFPPSFVTSRKADKNVEINGYHFKKGDMILVSQYVMHRQAQYFKNPESFIPERFEKNFIKTIPQYAYFPFGGGPRVCIGNHFALMEAVLVLVSVAQRFKLNLAPGHHEIKTFPSITLRPRRGLRMILQKR comes from the coding sequence CAGCATTCCTGCAACAAATGGCGGCTGAATATGGTGATGTTGCAAAATTCCGTTTAGGTCCAATGAAAAAAGTCTATTTAGTTTCCAATCCAGATATGATTAAGCAAATCCTTGTAACAAAACAGCAAAATTTTGTGAAATCTGATGATTTTAAGGTATTAAAGCCTATTTTCGGTGAGGGGCTCCTTACAAGTGACAAAGAATTTCATATGAAGCAAAGAAGACTTATTCAACCAGCCTTTAAAAAAACACATATCATTGATTACGGTCAAGATATGATCAATCTAACAAAAGAATATTTGTCAACTTGGCAGGATGATGATGAACGAATAATCACCCAGGATATGATGAATATCACCCTCGGTATCATTTGTAAAACGATGTTCAGTATGGATTTTAAGGAAGGATATCAGGTTATTGGAAAACCACTTGAAACTGCTTTGAAATTATCTGTTAAAAGGATGAGAAGCGTAATAAAGCTGCCATTATGGATTCCGACGCGTATAAATCGTGAGACTAAGAAGGCGATAAAGGAGCTTGATCGAGTGATTTTGGATATAATCCAAAAAAGAAGAAACGATCCAGTAAAGTATGAGGACATGCTTGGCATATTAATGGATGCAAGGGATGATATAGAAGATATCGGTATGTCAGACAAGCAGCTGCGTGATGAAGTAATGACTATTTTTATTGCTGGACATGAAACGACAGCTAACGCCTTGTCATGGACATGGTATTTACTTTCCCAACACCCCGAGGCGGAGGCAAAGCTGTATGAAGAAATCGAAAACGTTATAGGAGATAACGAGCCAACTCCAGCTGATTTCATGAAATTAACTTTTACTCAAAATCTTATTTGGGAATCCATGCGCATGTTTCCTCCATCCTTTGTGACTAGCCGGAAAGCGGATAAGAATGTAGAAATAAATGGATATCACTTCAAAAAAGGTGACATGATTCTCGTCAGCCAATATGTGATGCATAGACAGGCCCAATATTTTAAGAATCCAGAATCGTTCATTCCAGAACGCTTTGAAAAGAATTTTATTAAAACCATTCCACAATATGCTTATTTTCCGTTTGGAGGAGGACCAAGAGTATGCATCGGAAATCACTTTGCGTTAATGGAGGCAGTTCTAGTATTAGTGTCAGTGGCACAGCGCTTCAAACTTAACTTAGCACCAGGCCATCATGAAATTAAGACATTTCCTTCTATTACACTAAGACCGAGACGTGGTTTACGTATGATACTGCAAAAGAGATAG
- a CDS encoding RNA chaperone Hfq — MAGFDLQNSIINNIIKEERFVTVYTTKKGVPIRCKITGNDKFTLLLDVEGKQQLVFKSGISTISAGKQVIKF; from the coding sequence ATGGCAGGTTTTGATTTGCAAAACAGCATAATAAACAACATCATAAAGGAAGAAAGATTCGTAACCGTCTATACAACAAAAAAAGGTGTGCCGATCCGCTGCAAAATAACCGGAAATGATAAGTTCACTTTATTGCTGGATGTTGAAGGCAAACAGCAATTAGTGTTTAAAAGCGGGATTAGCACGATTTCCGCAGGCAAACAGGTAATAAAATTTTAA
- a CDS encoding DUF3231 family protein, whose amino-acid sequence MTSREVPITSSELANLWMTYQEKTMLLRILEHFIEHADAEAKQLLQIHYNNSLKTVDLITEIFNEEGAAIPIGFTANDLNHGVPKLFDFLYDIMYLHMMTKVEMSLFSLFCGISYREDINNLFNSLTAESQVLNNQVTQFLLEKGVLVRPPFVSMPKEVHFVQENQYRNGFGLFGEKRSLNTIEVSLIHHAIETNLAGMQLMIGFAQVAENKDVKDYLVRGMKLSKKMEVDLGEFLRHSYIEPPATHAGKATASKIAPFSDKLMMYNTSLLTSFGLGTNALGGAFSLRNDLPTKMSLLAKDIYTFAQDGGKIMIKNGWMEEPPQMEDRNKLTK is encoded by the coding sequence ATGACTTCACGTGAAGTTCCAATTACATCATCCGAATTGGCGAATTTATGGATGACGTATCAAGAAAAGACAATGTTGCTAAGAATATTGGAACATTTTATAGAACATGCTGATGCGGAAGCAAAGCAGCTATTGCAAATACATTATAATAACTCTCTTAAGACTGTTGATTTGATTACGGAAATTTTTAATGAAGAGGGAGCAGCAATTCCTATCGGTTTTACAGCGAATGATCTCAATCATGGTGTACCAAAGCTGTTTGATTTTCTTTATGACATTATGTATTTACATATGATGACGAAAGTGGAAATGAGCTTATTTTCTCTTTTTTGTGGTATCTCCTATCGGGAAGATATAAATAATCTCTTTAATTCATTAACAGCAGAATCACAAGTACTCAACAACCAAGTAACTCAATTCCTCTTAGAAAAAGGCGTTTTAGTTCGGCCACCCTTTGTGTCTATGCCTAAAGAGGTGCATTTTGTGCAAGAAAATCAATATAGAAATGGGTTTGGTTTGTTCGGTGAAAAAAGGTCTTTAAATACGATAGAAGTTTCACTCATTCATCATGCAATTGAAACAAATCTTGCAGGCATGCAATTAATGATAGGATTTGCTCAAGTAGCAGAAAACAAAGATGTTAAAGACTATCTTGTCAGAGGGATGAAATTGTCCAAAAAAATGGAGGTTGATTTAGGCGAATTCCTGCGACACAGCTATATTGAACCTCCAGCAACCCATGCAGGTAAAGCAACTGCCTCCAAAATCGCCCCTTTTTCAGACAAATTAATGATGTATAATACTAGCTTGTTAACATCTTTTGGACTCGGAACAAATGCATTAGGAGGTGCATTTAGCTTGCGCAATGATCTTCCTACAAAAATGTCACTCCTTGCCAAAGACATATACACATTTGCGCAAGATGGTGGGAAAATTATGATTAAAAATGGGTGGATGGAGGAGCCTCCACAAATGGAGGATCGGAATAAGCTGACTAAATGA
- a CDS encoding YitT family protein gives MVGTLIISLAFTLLQSPNQIASGGLTGASLILSNILHLPSSLVLWGATIFLLLICSYFLGIQSLVKSIVGSLLIPLFVYLTNGMPVLTNDPLLASIFGGLGVGIGLGIVFRAGGNTGGFTLIAQLLFQLKSVKHSTTVLCLDAFVMIAGGIVFSPENALYALVGAFITRKTMDIIQGKKKGSKVAYIISSMEYEQEISNKVLHRLDRGLTKMTGSGGYTNSERIIMMIVLDPSKVNDLKNLVQSVDNQAFIIMSDATEVYGEGFNSAGLSLGKG, from the coding sequence GTGGTTGGCACTCTTATTATTTCTTTAGCATTTACCCTGTTACAGAGCCCGAATCAAATTGCCTCTGGAGGGCTAACAGGAGCATCATTAATTTTAAGCAATATATTACACTTACCTTCATCCTTGGTTTTATGGGGGGCTACCATATTTTTATTATTAATCTGCTCTTACTTTTTAGGAATACAATCGTTGGTAAAATCTATTGTCGGTTCCTTGTTAATACCGCTTTTCGTCTATTTAACGAATGGGATGCCTGTTCTTACAAATGATCCATTATTAGCATCGATATTCGGCGGATTAGGTGTTGGGATTGGATTAGGAATTGTGTTCCGTGCAGGTGGTAATACGGGCGGATTTACATTAATTGCACAATTGCTTTTTCAGTTAAAATCGGTCAAGCACAGTACAACCGTACTATGCTTGGATGCATTTGTCATGATTGCTGGAGGAATAGTGTTTTCACCAGAGAATGCATTGTACGCCTTAGTTGGAGCCTTCATTACACGTAAAACAATGGATATTATCCAAGGTAAAAAGAAGGGGTCAAAAGTTGCGTACATTATCTCTTCAATGGAGTATGAACAGGAAATAAGCAATAAGGTTCTACATAGGCTTGACAGAGGCTTAACAAAAATGACAGGGTCTGGCGGTTACACAAATTCGGAAAGAATTATTATGATGATTGTCCTTGATCCATCGAAAGTAAATGACCTGAAAAACCTGGTACAAAGTGTAGATAATCAAGCCTTTATTATAATGAGTGATGCAACTGAAGTGTATGGTGAAGGGTTTAATTCTGCAGGACTTTCATTAGGAAAAGGTTAG
- a CDS encoding OsmC family protein encodes MKISTTWKGGMAFLGKTPSGHELKMDAAEQVGGNDTGARPTELLLQAVAGCTGIDIVSILKKMRLELVSFEMELNGTRAEEYPQRFTDVHIHYSLEGDLPEEKVVRAIQLSKDKYCSVSNSINATITVSYSINDTERKQLS; translated from the coding sequence ATGAAAATATCAACAACATGGAAAGGCGGGATGGCGTTTTTAGGGAAAACGCCATCTGGACATGAATTAAAAATGGATGCTGCAGAACAAGTAGGTGGCAATGATACAGGAGCCAGACCAACAGAATTACTTCTTCAAGCAGTCGCAGGTTGTACTGGAATAGATATCGTCTCTATCCTCAAAAAAATGCGCTTAGAATTAGTTTCCTTCGAAATGGAATTGAACGGTACACGTGCAGAGGAGTATCCACAACGTTTTACAGACGTTCATATTCACTACTCACTTGAAGGTGATTTGCCCGAAGAAAAGGTAGTGCGTGCTATTCAGCTTTCAAAGGATAAATATTGTTCTGTCTCTAATTCCATAAATGCGACTATCACTGTCAGCTATTCCATTAATGATACGGAGCGCAAACAGCTGTCGTAA
- a CDS encoding NUDIX domain-containing protein encodes MKEGRIRAIVICVFSRNDTILLSEGFDEVKQEYYYLPIGGGIEFGETSKEALIREVKEEINAKVDHIKYLGTTCKHLCIQWDAWT; translated from the coding sequence ATGAAGGAAGGGCGAATTCGAGCCATTGTTATATGTGTTTTTAGCAGAAATGATACGATCCTTTTAAGTGAAGGCTTTGATGAGGTTAAACAGGAGTATTATTACCTGCCAATTGGCGGTGGAATTGAATTTGGAGAAACAAGTAAGGAAGCTTTAATTCGGGAAGTAAAAGAGGAAATTAATGCAAAGGTAGACCATATAAAGTATTTAGGGACAACCTGCAAACATCTTTGCATACAATGGGATGCTTGGACATGA
- a CDS encoding CBO0543 family protein translates to MYVLWITFAVLIIFLFVMPKTLTWRGNILVIPLVSYCAWIAHFLVAVKLDFVDFGPTKEVEYSDFFLVTLTPPLLAITYLNYLKNKHYIMYAVIWSVVSFFIEYLLSQSGFMKHHEWKLWYSLPVYLLSYLGLKVVYNKLIKCPSRDS, encoded by the coding sequence ATGTATGTATTATGGATCACTTTTGCTGTATTGATTATTTTCCTTTTTGTTATGCCGAAAACGTTGACGTGGCGGGGAAATATCCTTGTCATTCCACTTGTAAGCTATTGTGCATGGATTGCGCATTTCCTTGTCGCAGTTAAACTTGATTTTGTAGATTTCGGTCCAACGAAAGAGGTAGAGTATTCGGATTTTTTTCTAGTGACACTTACCCCTCCATTACTGGCGATTACATACTTAAATTACTTAAAAAATAAACATTATATTATGTATGCTGTTATTTGGTCGGTAGTATCTTTTTTTATTGAGTATTTACTATCTCAATCAGGATTTATGAAGCATCATGAGTGGAAATTATGGTACTCCTTGCCTGTATATCTTCTTTCCTATTTAGGATTAAAAGTAGTGTACAATAAATTAATAAAATGTCCTTCGCGGGATTCGTGA
- a CDS encoding MFS transporter has translation MKNNQKKITIPRSIGYGLTDIMGGGAFTIISAWLLYYYTTFVGLTPVEGASIIAIARIVDAIVSLAIGSITDNFYKYKIGRKFGRRRFFLLIGAPLMFTYILLWVTGMNYWYYLVSYLLFEIVMALVLIPWETLPSEMTKDFNGRTKLSTARMFLSSLGVFLATFIPGRLIAFFGEDNGYAYFINAVIFAIIFAICIFISYKVTWEKQLSPEEEKEWINRSKTSKRKGRKELLAAFSETVKAYISTLKIRSFRKHLMIYLFSYTAKDVFNAVFVYFCVFALSISSSVAGNMLSLSIIGIPITIVAGFLMIKIGPNSLYKVSYSLMIMCLAAFYAVYVIKPDSMIMYVFIISAIYQIGRAVLDFTPWNVFPFIPDIDEIVTQQRREGVFAAVMTFTRKSTVALATFFVGVILQFGGYTAGATTQSSQAVQTIVYTMVIGSSLLLIAALAVVFTFKLNKNTHQILVAEIDRLKNNGSKREVDPETRAVVENLTGYKYEDVWKETKEDSIKSACG, from the coding sequence ATGAAGAACAATCAAAAGAAAATTACAATCCCAAGAAGTATAGGCTATGGATTAACGGATATTATGGGGGGCGGAGCATTTACAATTATTTCAGCATGGCTGCTGTATTACTACACTACCTTTGTTGGATTAACTCCTGTTGAGGGAGCTTCTATCATTGCGATTGCTCGTATCGTTGATGCGATTGTCAGCCTCGCCATTGGCAGCATAACAGATAATTTCTATAAATATAAGATCGGCAGGAAATTTGGCAGGAGAAGATTCTTTCTTTTAATTGGTGCTCCTTTAATGTTTACTTATATTTTGCTTTGGGTTACAGGCATGAATTACTGGTATTATTTAGTTAGTTATTTATTATTTGAAATAGTGATGGCATTAGTATTAATCCCGTGGGAAACATTACCGTCTGAAATGACAAAAGACTTTAATGGGCGAACGAAATTATCGACAGCCAGAATGTTCTTGTCCAGTTTAGGTGTGTTCCTGGCGACATTTATTCCTGGAAGGCTAATTGCGTTCTTTGGTGAAGACAATGGCTATGCATATTTTATTAATGCTGTTATTTTTGCGATTATATTTGCAATTTGTATCTTCATTTCTTATAAGGTTACTTGGGAAAAACAACTGAGTCCTGAAGAAGAAAAAGAATGGATAAATAGAAGTAAAACAAGCAAACGAAAAGGTCGGAAAGAATTGCTTGCAGCCTTTTCCGAAACGGTAAAAGCTTATATTTCCACTTTAAAAATCAGAAGTTTCAGAAAACACTTAATGATCTACTTATTTTCCTATACGGCAAAGGATGTATTTAATGCTGTATTTGTTTACTTCTGTGTATTTGCATTAAGTATTTCTTCGTCAGTTGCAGGAAACATGCTTTCTTTAAGTATCATTGGTATTCCTATTACTATTGTTGCTGGTTTCCTTATGATTAAAATAGGTCCAAACAGTTTATATAAGGTTTCTTATAGTTTGATGATTATGTGTTTAGCAGCATTTTATGCTGTTTATGTGATAAAACCAGACTCGATGATCATGTACGTATTTATTATTTCGGCTATTTATCAAATAGGTAGAGCAGTACTAGACTTTACTCCTTGGAATGTATTCCCGTTTATTCCGGATATTGATGAGATTGTAACACAACAGCGACGTGAAGGTGTTTTTGCTGCAGTAATGACATTTACTAGAAAAAGTACTGTCGCGCTGGCCACCTTCTTTGTAGGGGTAATATTACAATTTGGTGGTTACACTGCAGGGGCAACGACCCAATCATCTCAGGCAGTTCAAACGATTGTATATACGATGGTAATCGGTTCTTCATTGCTTCTTATAGCAGCGTTAGCAGTTGTATTTACCTTTAAGTTAAACAAAAATACACATCAAATATTAGTGGCGGAGATTGACCGATTAAAAAATAACGGCTCTAAAAGAGAGGTTGACCCAGAAACACGTGCAGTTGTTGAAAACTTGACTGGATATAAATATGAAGATGTTTGGAAGGAAACGAAGGAAGATTCGATAAAATCTGCTTGCGGTTAA
- a CDS encoding cell wall hydrolase, whose translation MPRVNYKSSDVDLMARMMRAEAEGEGQQGMLYVGNVIVNRLKANCSDFEGLRTIPQVIYQVQGNNYSFEAVQKGNVFYQRARTAEKKLAKKNLDYWRDHPGKYALWYFNPYAPCPPTWYGQPQSGQYKNHCYYEPKAGTCESVYTGG comes from the coding sequence ATGCCGCGAGTAAATTATAAAAGCTCGGATGTAGATTTAATGGCACGGATGATGAGAGCAGAAGCAGAAGGTGAAGGACAACAAGGAATGTTGTATGTTGGCAATGTTATTGTGAACCGCTTGAAAGCAAATTGCTCTGATTTTGAAGGATTGCGAACAATTCCACAGGTAATATACCAAGTTCAAGGAAATAATTATTCATTTGAGGCAGTACAAAAAGGCAATGTTTTTTATCAAAGAGCGAGAACAGCTGAAAAAAAACTAGCAAAAAAGAACTTGGATTATTGGCGAGATCATCCAGGGAAATATGCACTTTGGTATTTTAATCCATATGCTCCATGCCCACCAACTTGGTACGGTCAGCCTCAATCCGGTCAATATAAAAATCACTGTTATTATGAACCGAAGGCAGGTACATGCGAAAGTGTTTATACAGGAGGATAA
- a CDS encoding sensor histidine kinase, with translation MHFQYNQLLLQMLIVQIPIILYLVLANGRIDEKKEKVMWGIFCTITLALSITFSIILDGVRLDARMVPWYLAFIYGGTGAGIFVSISFFCVRSLFGGIGMIPSFVAMLISIMFIFVAQKKFHFLPVKKKIYLSVLYVTISSAMLPFIAVLFGNDIMTMTILLNYLLFILVNGILAWFSIYLIESHREKVLLRKEVQRNEKMQVVGELAASVAHEIRNPMTSIKGFLQLLHTADNLTEPQKEYLKISLEEINRANEIISDYLSLGKNQTRKKHSVLDLELEAKKSISSLSSYALMSNVEISLEVDGRAVILGNSSQIQQMFINIIKNSIEAAAKNVHVTISQNKKQVDIFIVDDGEGLTTDQIDKLGLPFYSTKEKGTGLGLMVTLQIIGEMGGKWRVTSDKKNGTIFQITFHEI, from the coding sequence ATGCATTTTCAATACAACCAGCTCCTGCTGCAAATGTTAATCGTTCAAATTCCTATTATTCTCTATTTAGTGTTAGCAAATGGCCGAATAGATGAGAAGAAGGAAAAAGTCATGTGGGGAATATTTTGTACTATAACATTGGCACTATCTATTACGTTTTCGATTATCCTTGATGGAGTTCGTCTTGATGCTCGTATGGTGCCGTGGTATTTAGCCTTTATATACGGGGGAACAGGTGCAGGAATATTTGTTTCCATTTCGTTCTTTTGTGTTCGTTCCTTATTTGGTGGAATTGGTATGATTCCTTCCTTTGTGGCAATGTTAATTTCTATTATGTTTATTTTCGTTGCTCAGAAGAAGTTTCATTTTTTACCAGTTAAGAAGAAAATTTATTTATCTGTCTTATATGTGACTATTTCTTCTGCCATGCTGCCGTTCATTGCGGTATTATTCGGCAACGATATAATGACGATGACAATATTATTAAATTATCTTTTGTTTATCCTAGTCAACGGTATTCTCGCTTGGTTTTCGATCTATTTAATTGAGTCACACCGTGAAAAGGTACTGTTAAGAAAAGAAGTTCAAAGAAATGAAAAAATGCAGGTTGTTGGAGAGCTTGCTGCAAGTGTTGCCCATGAAATAAGAAATCCAATGACAAGTATTAAAGGCTTTTTACAGCTTCTCCATACTGCTGACAATTTAACAGAACCGCAAAAAGAGTACTTAAAAATAAGTTTAGAAGAAATAAATAGAGCAAATGAAATAATTTCTGATTATCTCTCTTTAGGGAAAAATCAAACAAGAAAAAAACATAGTGTTTTGGATTTAGAGCTAGAAGCAAAAAAATCAATCTCTTCTCTATCTTCCTATGCACTTATGAGCAATGTGGAGATTTCCTTAGAAGTAGATGGACGAGCGGTCATTTTGGGGAATTCATCCCAGATTCAGCAAATGTTTATCAACATAATCAAAAACTCCATTGAAGCAGCTGCGAAAAATGTTCATGTAACAATCAGCCAGAATAAGAAGCAGGTTGATATCTTTATTGTAGATGACGGAGAAGGCCTAACAACAGACCAAATCGATAAGCTTGGTTTGCCATTTTACTCAACTAAGGAAAAGGGGACAGGCTTAGGATTAATGGTAACACTTCAAATAATTGGTGAGATGGGAGGAAAATGGCGCGTAACAAGCGATAAAAAGAATGGGACGATTTTCCAAATTACTTTTCATGAAATTTAA
- a CDS encoding LacI family DNA-binding transcriptional regulator, whose product MATIKDIAEKANVSTATVSRILNKDQTLSVTEETKKRVMKVASELDYKPVRKKQTKEIKKGNNYQIGIIFLNDEAIDPYFQSIRLGVETICSQFSINLAVMMTVGNTPIASEGLVGLDGLIVIGDIDIADLQTLYMENEHIIAVDQVPAVSNIDVVVADLKGATRNVLNHLFELGHTEIAYIGGEGKVFSVSNLHTAAKVDIRRKTYEQVMKENGLICHVLEGDWGPSGGYSLTKQLIDSNHIPTAIVAASDPMALGVLRALHENDINVPQDISVFSFDDIEAAAFMNPRLSTVKVYGEEMGKTAVKLLYDRLNGRSVPMKVTIPTELVFRDSVSEAKKSE is encoded by the coding sequence GTGGCAACTATAAAGGATATTGCAGAAAAAGCGAATGTTTCTACTGCAACTGTCTCAAGAATACTTAATAAAGATCAAACCCTGTCTGTAACAGAGGAAACGAAAAAGCGTGTAATGAAGGTGGCAAGTGAGTTAGATTATAAACCAGTAAGAAAAAAACAGACGAAAGAAATAAAAAAAGGAAACAATTATCAAATAGGGATTATCTTTTTAAATGATGAAGCAATTGATCCTTATTTTCAATCCATCCGCCTTGGTGTAGAAACCATTTGCAGTCAATTTTCTATTAATCTTGCAGTAATGATGACGGTCGGAAACACTCCCATTGCTTCAGAAGGTCTTGTTGGGTTAGATGGATTGATTGTGATTGGCGATATTGATATAGCAGATTTGCAAACGCTGTATATGGAAAACGAGCATATTATTGCCGTAGATCAAGTGCCAGCAGTTTCGAATATTGATGTTGTTGTAGCGGACTTGAAAGGAGCAACACGGAATGTGCTTAATCATCTCTTTGAATTAGGGCATACAGAAATTGCCTATATCGGAGGAGAGGGAAAGGTATTTAGTGTGAGCAATCTTCATACAGCTGCCAAGGTAGATATAAGAAGAAAAACGTATGAACAGGTTATGAAGGAGAACGGGTTAATCTGTCACGTGCTTGAAGGAGATTGGGGACCAAGTGGAGGCTATTCCTTAACAAAGCAACTCATTGACTCCAACCACATTCCAACAGCTATTGTTGCTGCAAGTGACCCGATGGCTTTAGGTGTTCTTCGTGCATTGCATGAAAATGACATAAACGTACCGCAGGATATCTCTGTATTCAGCTTTGATGATATAGAAGCAGCGGCATTCATGAACCCACGGCTTTCTACTGTAAAAGTATATGGGGAGGAAATGGGGAAAACAGCGGTAAAGCTGCTTTATGACAGATTAAACGGCAGAAGTGTTCCAATGAAAGTGACAATACCTACTGAACTAGTGTTTCGTGATAGTGTAAGTGAAGCAAAGAAATCAGAATAA